The following proteins come from a genomic window of Pseudomonas syringae:
- a CDS encoding YhcB family protein, with translation MEHSLLVWLLPTLALVAGVVIGFLVARLLPNTVPNSTQRQLDDIQERFDTYQNEVVTHFNSTANLVQKLSQSYQDVQEHLAEGANRLALDELTRQRLLAALHPEANHAHRDHRDRLTPPRDTETPKDYAPKSPNSPGMLDEHYGLKK, from the coding sequence GTGGAACACTCGCTCTTAGTCTGGTTGCTGCCGACGCTCGCCCTGGTTGCCGGTGTCGTCATTGGTTTCCTGGTCGCACGTCTGCTGCCCAACACCGTTCCGAACAGCACCCAGCGCCAGCTGGATGACATTCAGGAGCGTTTCGATACCTATCAGAACGAGGTGGTCACTCACTTCAACAGCACGGCGAATCTGGTACAAAAGCTTTCGCAGAGCTATCAGGACGTTCAGGAACACCTCGCCGAGGGCGCCAACCGTCTGGCCCTTGATGAGCTGACCCGCCAACGCCTGCTGGCCGCCCTGCACCCGGAGGCCAACCATGCGCACCGCGATCATCGCGACCGCCTGACCCCGCCGCGTGATACCGAGACACCGAAGGACTACGCGCCCAAGTCGCCTAACTCCCCGGGCATGCTGGATGAGCATTACGGCTTGAAAAAGTAA
- a CDS encoding alpha/beta hydrolase, protein MRETPLFIDGPEGQLEALYQDVPDARGVALICHPNPIQGGTMLNKVVSTLQRTARDQGLITLRFNYRGVGASAGTSVAGPGEIEDAQAAAQWLRAQHPDLPVTLFGFSFGGYVAANLGGRLEAQGEKLTHLFLVAAAASRLEDQRVLPQNCPLTIIQPENDEVIDPETVYAWSAALQRPHELLKVAECGHFFHGKLTDLKDLLLPRLPN, encoded by the coding sequence ATGCGTGAAACCCCATTATTTATCGATGGCCCAGAAGGCCAGCTCGAAGCGCTGTATCAGGATGTACCCGACGCCAGAGGCGTTGCGCTGATCTGCCATCCTAACCCGATCCAGGGCGGAACGATGCTCAATAAAGTCGTTTCGACGCTGCAGCGTACCGCACGCGACCAGGGTTTGATCACCCTGCGCTTCAATTATCGCGGCGTCGGTGCCAGTGCCGGTACATCGGTCGCCGGGCCAGGCGAGATTGAGGATGCCCAGGCTGCCGCGCAATGGCTGCGGGCACAACACCCGGATCTGCCGGTGACGCTGTTCGGTTTTTCGTTCGGTGGCTATGTCGCCGCGAACCTTGGCGGAAGGCTCGAAGCGCAAGGTGAAAAACTCACCCACCTGTTTCTGGTTGCGGCAGCGGCCTCACGGCTTGAGGATCAGCGTGTGCTGCCACAAAACTGCCCGCTGACGATTATTCAGCCCGAGAACGATGAAGTGATCGATCCGGAAACGGTCTATGCATGGTCTGCTGCGCTGCAACGTCCACATGAGCTGCTGAAAGTGGCAGAATGCGGACACTTTTTTCACGGCAAGCTGACCGATCTGAAAGATCTGCTTCTGCCGCGACTTCCCAACTGA